GTCCGAGACCGTGGGCGACGATGTCGCTGGAGGCTGGCGGTTGAAGAGGCCAGTGCTGTGGTCGAAGGTGATGGGCTCGTCGTAGATGCCGAACCATGCCAGCGGCTTCTCTGTGGAGGTGTGGCCGAGGCCGGTGCGCGGCTCGAAGTGGTAGCCGCATTCGTAGTGGAGATACCCGGCGGCATAGTGGCCCTGGGCCAGCGCGGACTCCAGCGCAGAGAAGAGGCCGGGGAGATCGTCGAGCGACTCCGCCGTGAGCGTGCGGAGCGGGTTCAGGTAGAGGAAGCTGGTCTGGTTGGCCTCGTCGAAGCGGGCGGTCTCGAGGAGGACGGAGTCAGGGGACTCAGCGATCAGCGAGTGCAGGGACGACGGAAGGGGATGCCACGGGGTCACACGTTCTCCGGTTAAGCTCGCCTCGTATCGCCTGACAGCAAAACCGGAGTTCGAACTTCCTGAAGCCAGTTTAGCAGGCAGGGGGAACTTCTTTTAGGGGCAAAGCGTAGACTTGGAGTGAGATGAGCCGTTCGATCCGCCACGCGTTTCTGCTGTTCCTGCTTTTGTTGCCGCTGCGTCTTCTGATGGCGGAGAAGGTTGCGGATCTGCCCGCACCGACGGGCTACGTGAACGACTTCGCCGGGGTGTTGAGCCAGGGCACGCGTCAGAGCGTCGAGGCTCTCTGCCGCGAAGTAGACCAGCAGGCTGGGGCGCAGATGGCCGTCGTGACCATCAAGACGCTCGACAACGACCAGACGGTCGAGGAGTTCACTGTCGAGCTGGAAGAGAAGTGGAAGGTCGGAAAGAAGGGCACGGACAAGGGCCTGATCCTGCTGATCGTGCTGAACCCGAAGAAGCTGCGAACCGAGGTCGGGTATGGGCTTGAGGGCGTTCTGAACGACGCCAAGGTGGGCCGCATCCAGCAGACGATGGTGCCGCTGCTGCGCGCGGGCAACTACGATGCGGCGGTGGTGACCGGGACGCAGGCCTACGCGAAGGAGATCGCCGCCGACGCGGGTGTAACCCTGACGCAGCCAACGTCGCAGTACGATTCCCAGTACGGTCAGTACCAGTACCGCCGCCAGCCCCAGCGCGGTTCGGGGATCGGCGGGCTGATCGGCCTCGGAATCCTGGTAGGGCTGGTCATCCTGATGATCGCCACCGGCAACGGCGGCTGGCTGTGGGTGATCCTGAGCATGTTCCTGAACGGCGGTGGCCGGGGCGGGCGCGGTGGTGGTTTTGGCGGCGGAGGCGGAGGAGGGTTCGGCGGCTTTGGCGGAGGCAGCTCCGGCGGCGGCGGAAATAGTTCGGATTATTAGGGATGGCTCGGTGATACAGTCGAGCCGGATGGGTTTCGCAAGTGTTGTTGAGGTTTTCTGGTCTGTGAAGTTACAGGAGGAACAATGAAGGGTCTATGGGTTGGGCTGGGATTGATCGGAGTCGTTCTGCTGGTGGTGCTCTTCGCCGGTGGAAGCTACATCAGCGCGAAGAATACGCTGGTGCAGAAGAATGAGGACGTCGATGCGGCGTACGCGCAGGTGAACGTGCAGCAGCAACGGCGTCTGGACCTGATTCCGAACCTGGTGGCCTCGGTGAAGGGCTATGTGGCGGAAGAGACAGCGGTGCTGACCAACATCGCCAACGCACGCGCGGGCGTCATCGCGGCCGGCGGCGACCACGCCGCGAGCATCCAGGCCAATAGCCGTCTGGACGTGGCCTTGAGCCCGCTGCTGCGGTTGCAGGAGGCGTATCCCAACCTGAAGTCGGACGCGCAGTTCAAAACTTTGACCGACGAGCTGGCGGGCACTGAGAACCGGATCGCGGTGGAGCGGCGTCGGTACGACAACACGCTGCGGGACTACAACACCTACGTCCGGCAGTTTCCGCAGAGCTTCTGGGCCGGGATCGCCGGGTTCCATTACCGGGACGAGTACTTCAAGGGCGACCCTAGCAACGCGGTCGCGCCGAAGGTGGACTTCGGGAAGTAAATAAACTGGCCGCCCCCTTGGTTTTGGGGGCGGCTTTTTGTTTTTAAGAACAGGCAATGGCAAAAGCGCCCTCGCGCCGGGCGGGCGCCACTTCGTGGGGTTTTGGACGCTTCGCGTTTTTAGCTGTTGAAAGAAGCGATCGCGCTGGCTTCGTCGTCCTTCACGTCGAAGACCGTGTAAAGCTTCGTGATCTGCAACAGGTCGTGAACCTTCTTGGTCAGGTTCAGCAGCTTCAACTCGCCACCCTGATTCTTGACCGTGGTGAAAGCGCTGACCAGCTCGCCGATACCCGAGCTGTCAATGTAGTTCACGTCGCCAAGGTTGAGAAGAATCTTATTCGATCCCTTGGCTAGCACGTCGCGTACAGCATCGCGGAGCGTTACGCTGCCTTCACCGAGGGTAATGCGTCCGCTGAGGTCGAGAATGGTTACGTCATCGACCTGACGTGTCTGGAACTTCATGCTCATGAATGGATCTCCTTATGTCTGAACTATTTTGGGAGTTCGATGCTTGATGAGAGTGATCTCGCTGCCAGGTTGCAACTGGCGAAAGTGTACCTCATCCATGAAAGCTCTGATAAGAAAGATCCCACGGCCCGAGCCGCGCAGGATATTTTCCGGCGCGAGAGGGTCGGGAATGCACTCCGGATCGACGCCTTCGCCCTGGTCGGCGATGCGGATGACGAGCGACTCGGCTGTGGTCTCGAAGGAGCAGTCGATGTGCTTCTTGGGGCTGTAGGCGTTGCCGTGCATCACCGCATTGACGGCGGCCTCGCGGACGGCCATGGCGATGCTGGTGACGGTGTCGTCGTCGAACCCGGCGCGGCGTGCCCAGGATTCTGCCATGTCTTCGACGGTGTTCACGCTTTCGAGTGTCGAGTGCAGCGTATAGCTGACGCGGCTTGTAGTGGAGTCAGCCAAACTTTCCTTCCGGACGCAAAAACTCACAGCGATGAACGCTGGTGCCGCTGTGGAAATTTTGCTTGTGCGAAGGGGCGGTGTCAAGCCAGCTCCTTAGAGGAGCTTGCCTTCGGAGAGGTCGCGGATCAGGTCGAGGTCGGCGGCCAGAAAGTCGTAGCTGGGCAGGGCGGCCAGCGAGGACCAGCGCATGTCGTTGAAGATACGGTTCTCGAGGTGCCCGGTGAACTCGTTGACGACAAAAAATTGCAGGTCGATAGTGCCGCCGTTGCGGTACTTGTGGCGGATGCGGGCTACCTGGCGGCCGATCTTGGCGTCGATACCCAGCTCTTCGTGAAGCTCACGGATGAGCGCCTGCTCGGAGGTCTCGCCGTCCTCGATCTTGCCGCCGGGAAACTCCCACTTGAGGCTCATGGGCTGGTCGGGCTTGCGTTGGCAGATAAGGACTTCGAAGGCCCCTTGCTCCGGTTCGGGGTTCTGGACAGGACGCAGGATCAGCGCCGCAACCACCAGCCGCATCGGCTTGAGGATCGTCGCTTCACTCCGTCCATCCAGCTTGCGAATCGGCTCTTTCACAACTGTGAGTTTAGACGGGTTTTGGTTGCAAATGTGGGCAGGGGGTTACCATCCGGCTTCTAGGAGCAGGTTTCCAGCCCG
This is a stretch of genomic DNA from Granulicella sp. WH15. It encodes these proteins:
- a CDS encoding TPM domain-containing protein, with the translated sequence MSRSIRHAFLLFLLLLPLRLLMAEKVADLPAPTGYVNDFAGVLSQGTRQSVEALCREVDQQAGAQMAVVTIKTLDNDQTVEEFTVELEEKWKVGKKGTDKGLILLIVLNPKKLRTEVGYGLEGVLNDAKVGRIQQTMVPLLRAGNYDAAVVTGTQAYAKEIAADAGVTLTQPTSQYDSQYGQYQYRRQPQRGSGIGGLIGLGILVGLVILMIATGNGGWLWVILSMFLNGGGRGGRGGGFGGGGGGGFGGFGGGSSGGGGNSSDY
- a CDS encoding LemA family protein, whose product is MKGLWVGLGLIGVVLLVVLFAGGSYISAKNTLVQKNEDVDAAYAQVNVQQQRRLDLIPNLVASVKGYVAEETAVLTNIANARAGVIAAGGDHAASIQANSRLDVALSPLLRLQEAYPNLKSDAQFKTLTDELAGTENRIAVERRRYDNTLRDYNTYVRQFPQSFWAGIAGFHYRDEYFKGDPSNAVAPKVDFGK
- a CDS encoding STAS domain-containing protein, which gives rise to MSMKFQTRQVDDVTILDLSGRITLGEGSVTLRDAVRDVLAKGSNKILLNLGDVNYIDSSGIGELVSAFTTVKNQGGELKLLNLTKKVHDLLQITKLYTVFDVKDDEASAIASFNS
- a CDS encoding ATP-binding protein; translation: MADSTTSRVSYTLHSTLESVNTVEDMAESWARRAGFDDDTVTSIAMAVREAAVNAVMHGNAYSPKKHIDCSFETTAESLVIRIADQGEGVDPECIPDPLAPENILRGSGRGIFLIRAFMDEVHFRQLQPGSEITLIKHRTPKIVQT
- a CDS encoding (deoxy)nucleoside triphosphate pyrophosphohydrolase — translated: MKEPIRKLDGRSEATILKPMRLVVAALILRPVQNPEPEQGAFEVLICQRKPDQPMSLKWEFPGGKIEDGETSEQALIRELHEELGIDAKIGRQVARIRHKYRNGGTIDLQFFVVNEFTGHLENRIFNDMRWSSLAALPSYDFLAADLDLIRDLSEGKLL